The following coding sequences lie in one Vibrio sp. ED004 genomic window:
- a CDS encoding M28 family metallopeptidase, translating into MAIQKSMLALAVLGGSLALINSTSAYASLGITPPANQEVWITTDADAQHIMTQHGATVYPSVTGNKHSIVAKINQKELAKLSSHMHEETHRCGGYMVHEDKASALKAAAMPLTMSTFEKPVISHQDTVNDLLAQIEPNNMVSTIENLTNFTNRFYTTSTGVAASDWLLERWETEIKDVPYASARQITHAEYPQKSVEVTLLGAKYPEEIVVVGGHLDSTVGSWTSEGTISPGADDDASGIATVTESLRLMIASGIQPDKTIKFYGYAAEEVGLRGSQDVANALRDEQANVVSVLQLDMTNYNGSAHDITFITDYTDSNLTTYLSELIDTYASDISYGFDDCGYACSDHASWHNVGYPAAMPFESMFNDYNPNIHTQHDTLENSDPTATHATKFAKLAIAYLVETSLDSPVAGSKELQNDVPVEGLTAGYGEEQFFTFTTESAGQLTVTLTGSRSGDADLYVKHNGTVSKTSYDCRPYQNSSNEQCVLNKPAGEFNIMVRGYRNFNDVTIVANFVPD; encoded by the coding sequence ATGGCTATTCAAAAAAGCATGCTAGCTTTGGCTGTACTCGGAGGTTCTCTAGCCTTAATCAACAGTACTTCGGCTTACGCATCCCTAGGCATCACACCACCAGCGAACCAAGAGGTTTGGATCACCACCGATGCTGACGCACAGCATATAATGACTCAACATGGCGCAACAGTTTACCCAAGCGTGACGGGAAACAAGCATTCCATCGTCGCGAAAATCAACCAGAAAGAGCTCGCTAAACTATCCAGCCACATGCACGAAGAAACCCACCGTTGTGGTGGCTACATGGTACACGAAGACAAAGCAAGCGCACTCAAAGCCGCAGCGATGCCACTGACAATGAGCACCTTCGAAAAGCCGGTAATCAGCCATCAAGACACAGTGAACGACCTACTCGCTCAGATCGAGCCGAACAACATGGTCTCGACCATTGAAAATCTAACCAACTTCACCAACCGTTTTTATACTACTTCTACTGGTGTTGCTGCTTCAGATTGGCTTTTAGAGCGTTGGGAAACAGAAATTAAGGATGTGCCGTATGCGTCTGCACGCCAGATCACGCATGCCGAATACCCACAGAAATCCGTTGAAGTGACACTGCTTGGCGCTAAATATCCTGAAGAGATCGTCGTGGTTGGTGGACACCTTGATTCGACCGTTGGATCTTGGACAAGCGAAGGCACCATCTCACCGGGAGCCGATGATGATGCGTCTGGTATTGCAACGGTAACAGAGTCGCTTCGCCTGATGATCGCCAGTGGCATTCAGCCAGACAAAACCATTAAGTTCTATGGTTATGCTGCAGAAGAAGTAGGGCTACGTGGTTCACAAGATGTCGCCAATGCATTAAGAGACGAACAAGCAAACGTTGTGTCGGTACTGCAATTAGACATGACCAACTACAACGGTTCGGCGCACGATATCACCTTCATCACAGACTATACCGACAGTAACTTAACCACCTACTTAAGCGAGCTGATCGACACCTATGCCAGCGACATCAGTTACGGTTTCGATGATTGTGGCTATGCCTGTTCTGACCACGCCTCTTGGCACAATGTTGGCTACCCAGCCGCCATGCCATTCGAGAGCATGTTCAATGATTACAACCCAAACATTCATACTCAGCACGACACGCTTGAGAACTCCGATCCAACAGCGACACATGCGACCAAGTTCGCCAAACTGGCCATTGCTTACCTTGTCGAAACCAGCCTTGATTCGCCCGTTGCAGGCTCTAAAGAGCTGCAAAATGACGTGCCTGTTGAAGGGCTTACTGCAGGATATGGTGAAGAGCAGTTCTTCACATTTACAACGGAAAGTGCAGGTCAGTTAACGGTGACATTAACAGGCTCTCGTAGTGGTGATGCGGATTTATATGTGAAACACAATGGTACAGTATCGAAAACAAGCTACGATTGCCGCCCATACCAGAACAGTAGCAACGAGCAGTGTGTATTGAACAAGCCAGCGGGTGAATTCAACATCATGGTGCGCGGCTACCGTAACTTTAACGATGTCACCATCGTCGCTAACTTTGTTCCTGATTAG
- a CDS encoding M4 family metallopeptidase, translating to MKIRKRLVAVAIASAMSLSVHANESVQIDQPINFTNFSGLNTQLGVSNASSFKMVKEVNLKKRGIYKVKIQQNIWGTPVWGHYLNATQSVQGGALKSVQGRYLKTTTLERSFVKPSINSAQAIELASKDLKTQGLTSKSLDNVQHDLFIYQGTSNQGSGKQGISTQGADKTRLVYVVSYLVEGSEHPTRPFTMLDAHTGEVIDRWEGIAHAQIGTGPGGNEKTGMYEYGTDYHYLDVQENGTECVMESENVVTVNLNGATDGDTVYSYECPRNEYKSVNGAFSPLNDAHYFGNIVFDMYKNWFDTAPLSFKLMMRVHYGENYENAFWDGKAMTFGDGESFFYPLVSLDVSAHEVSHGFTEQNSGLIYANQSGGMNEAFSDMAGEAAEYYMKGTNDWMVGRNIFKGEGALRYMDDPSRDGSSINNASEYYDGLNVHYSSGVFNKAFYHLATTQGWDTKKAFELFVLANQIYWSENSDFWQGACGVKNSATDLGYSADDVVSAFNLVGVSPCGEPPLPPEPEYQRLENGVEAAVAGETGSKTYFDIEVPEGQDKLTIDLAVSTGDPDMYVGLDYAPSPQENICKSESVTDEVCVIENPTSGRYTVNILGYSDYAGANLKASYESGNANVPPVSSFEHTVVGKEVELRSTSSDSDGQIVSYQWNLGDGNTQTGEVTRYTYAETGDYVVTLTVTDDAGVATSTSKSITIEGDSAEGFPLKLKFGNKKPNGKARVKLAWDYDTNDYFVIKRNGKNVGATDFNSYVDKFRHNGTVDVEYQVCTSSDICSETKHYRFIKAQ from the coding sequence ATGAAAATAAGAAAGCGTTTAGTTGCCGTTGCTATAGCCAGTGCTATGTCTTTGTCAGTGCATGCAAATGAATCGGTTCAGATTGATCAACCGATCAACTTTACTAACTTTTCTGGGTTAAACACCCAGCTAGGTGTAAGTAATGCTTCTAGCTTCAAGATGGTTAAAGAAGTAAACCTCAAAAAGCGTGGCATCTACAAAGTGAAGATCCAGCAAAACATCTGGGGAACGCCAGTATGGGGGCACTACCTAAATGCAACTCAAAGTGTTCAAGGCGGTGCACTTAAATCCGTTCAAGGCCGCTACCTTAAGACAACAACCCTAGAGCGTTCTTTTGTTAAACCCTCCATCAACAGCGCTCAAGCGATTGAACTGGCGAGTAAAGATCTTAAGACTCAAGGCTTAACCAGCAAATCTCTAGACAATGTCCAACATGACTTGTTTATTTATCAGGGCACATCCAACCAAGGATCAGGTAAACAAGGCATTAGCACACAAGGTGCGGACAAAACACGCCTTGTTTACGTTGTCTCTTACCTTGTCGAAGGCAGTGAGCACCCAACTCGACCATTCACCATGCTCGATGCGCATACGGGTGAAGTCATCGACCGCTGGGAAGGTATTGCACACGCTCAGATCGGCACAGGCCCTGGTGGTAATGAAAAAACAGGCATGTACGAGTACGGTACCGACTACCACTACCTTGATGTTCAAGAAAATGGCACAGAGTGTGTTATGGAGTCGGAAAATGTTGTCACGGTTAACCTAAATGGCGCGACAGACGGCGACACCGTTTACAGTTATGAATGTCCTCGTAACGAATACAAGTCTGTGAACGGCGCATTCTCGCCACTGAACGACGCACACTACTTCGGTAACATCGTGTTCGACATGTATAAAAACTGGTTCGACACAGCACCACTCTCTTTCAAACTCATGATGCGTGTTCACTACGGTGAAAACTACGAGAATGCATTTTGGGACGGCAAGGCAATGACCTTTGGCGATGGTGAAAGCTTCTTCTACCCACTGGTAAGCCTAGATGTATCAGCGCACGAAGTGAGCCACGGTTTCACAGAGCAAAACTCAGGTTTGATCTACGCAAACCAATCGGGCGGCATGAACGAAGCCTTCTCTGATATGGCCGGTGAAGCGGCTGAATACTACATGAAGGGCACTAACGACTGGATGGTCGGCCGCAATATCTTCAAAGGCGAAGGCGCACTGCGTTACATGGACGACCCATCACGCGATGGCTCTTCAATCAACAACGCATCTGAATACTACGATGGCTTGAACGTACACTACAGCTCAGGTGTGTTCAACAAAGCGTTCTACCACCTTGCAACCACGCAAGGCTGGGATACTAAAAAAGCGTTCGAACTGTTCGTGTTAGCCAATCAAATCTACTGGTCTGAAAACAGTGATTTCTGGCAGGGCGCTTGTGGCGTGAAGAACTCAGCAACCGACCTTGGTTACAGTGCCGATGACGTGGTTTCTGCGTTCAACTTAGTGGGCGTATCCCCTTGTGGCGAGCCACCACTTCCGCCAGAACCGGAATATCAACGTCTTGAGAATGGTGTTGAAGCTGCAGTTGCTGGTGAAACAGGCTCAAAAACTTACTTCGATATCGAAGTACCAGAAGGCCAAGACAAGCTGACGATTGATCTTGCTGTTTCTACGGGTGACCCAGATATGTATGTCGGCCTAGATTACGCACCAAGCCCGCAAGAGAATATCTGTAAGAGTGAAAGCGTGACTGACGAAGTGTGTGTGATTGAGAACCCAACTTCAGGTCGCTACACAGTGAACATTCTAGGCTACTCAGATTACGCAGGTGCAAATCTAAAAGCATCGTACGAATCAGGCAACGCTAACGTACCGCCAGTTTCTTCTTTCGAACATACGGTTGTAGGCAAAGAAGTAGAGCTGCGCAGCACAAGTTCGGATAGCGATGGCCAAATCGTTTCTTACCAATGGAACCTAGGCGATGGCAACACGCAAACAGGTGAAGTGACTCGTTATACCTATGCTGAAACTGGCGACTACGTGGTTACCCTAACCGTGACTGACGATGCAGGTGTTGCGACATCAACAAGCAAGTCGATCACGATTGAAGGTGATTCAGCGGAAGGCTTCCCACTAAAACTGAAGTTTGGTAACAAAAAACCGAACGGCAAGGCTCGCGTTAAGCTGGCATGGGATTACGACACCAACGACTACTTCGTGATTAAGCGTAATGGCAAGAATGTCGGTGCGACAGACTTCAACTCATACGTCGACAAGTTCCGTCACAACGGCACAGTAGATGTCGAGTACCAAGTGTGTACCTCAAGCGATATCTGTTCAGAAACCAAGCACTACCGTTTCATTAAAGCACAGTAA
- a CDS encoding ATP-binding protein, protein MRRIFLESLLGLLVCFMGGIVAYEICVYQLNTDYEYVLQDYEATAHQQLIENIAKNQGLEAAQQAMNQFVETTRNKLITFNPKDEIPSSVSEFFSTNPNTFIFHDDERDLWFRLASSDNTYHYLPNSEAFVRQKIELEDDLIWLFFLASFILYGVCHLFIIFRRVKKLESATLAFAEGDLSSRAETSSGIAIGSLNKSFNLMADRIHRLIESNRSLTNAVAHELRTPIFRIQWQAEMLKDTPLNQSQQKTVESIVEDTEEMEKMVDELLCYAKLDSCDLENLQQPVEINDFLGHAMTRWNKDTELDINLSLPHQPYEILADEILLNRALDNLVRNAMKFARSQVLIEASAHQEQLQIAVHDDGDGVTQEHQARLFEPFYVGDKARNKAKSGHGLGLSIVEKICAQHNATVEVGQSHALKGAVFIITIQLCNNSADKPIQ, encoded by the coding sequence ATGCGACGTATCTTTTTGGAGTCCCTATTAGGGCTGTTAGTTTGCTTCATGGGCGGCATTGTCGCTTACGAAATCTGTGTCTATCAGCTCAATACTGACTACGAATATGTTCTGCAAGATTATGAAGCAACAGCCCACCAGCAACTCATAGAAAACATCGCAAAAAATCAGGGGCTTGAAGCGGCTCAACAAGCCATGAACCAGTTTGTCGAAACCACTCGAAATAAACTGATTACGTTCAATCCAAAAGATGAAATACCAAGCTCTGTTTCAGAGTTCTTCTCGACCAACCCAAATACCTTTATCTTTCACGATGATGAGCGTGATCTTTGGTTTCGCTTAGCAAGCAGTGACAATACCTATCATTACCTACCCAACAGCGAAGCGTTCGTTAGGCAAAAAATAGAATTGGAAGATGACCTCATCTGGTTGTTTTTCCTAGCCAGCTTTATCTTATACGGCGTATGCCACCTATTTATCATCTTCCGCCGAGTTAAGAAGCTTGAATCGGCGACGCTAGCCTTTGCAGAAGGGGATCTCTCCTCGCGAGCCGAAACCTCAAGTGGCATTGCAATTGGCTCACTCAATAAGTCTTTCAACCTAATGGCAGACCGTATTCACCGACTGATTGAGAGTAATCGCTCGCTCACAAATGCGGTCGCCCATGAGCTGCGCACGCCGATATTCCGTATCCAATGGCAAGCTGAAATGCTTAAAGACACACCGCTCAATCAGTCTCAACAAAAGACTGTAGAAAGCATTGTGGAGGATACTGAAGAGATGGAGAAGATGGTCGACGAGCTATTGTGTTACGCCAAGCTAGATAGCTGCGACCTCGAAAATTTGCAGCAGCCTGTCGAGATAAATGACTTTCTTGGTCACGCAATGACACGTTGGAATAAAGATACTGAGCTCGATATCAACCTATCACTGCCACACCAACCATACGAGATTCTTGCGGATGAAATACTGCTGAACCGCGCTCTAGATAACCTCGTACGCAACGCCATGAAATTCGCACGCTCTCAAGTGTTAATTGAAGCCAGCGCGCATCAAGAGCAACTGCAGATAGCTGTACATGATGATGGCGATGGTGTGACTCAAGAGCATCAGGCTCGCTTGTTTGAACCGTTTTACGTTGGCGATAAAGCGCGTAACAAAGCCAAGAGTGGCCATGGTTTAGGGTTGTCTATCGTCGAGAAGATCTGTGCTCAACACAACGCAACCGTGGAAGTGGGTCAGAGCCATGCCTTAAAGGGTGCAGTATTCATCATAACCATTCAGCTATGTAATAATTCAGCTGACAAACCCATACAGTAA
- a CDS encoding response regulator, which yields MTKPKMIIVEDDLKLQKMLQDYFVAQDFDVTVLDDGSDAAHTILEEQPDIVLLDLMLPVTDGLTICRQTRTHYKGKILMLTASDDDFDHVAGLETGADDYVTKPIKPRVLLARVRSLLRRQDTNTASVDDSDTLQFDQLVLKNTYKKCELSGAVLSLTDSEFDLLWLLASNPDTPLSRDYLTQTLRGIEYDGIDRTIDNKVVRLRKILGDDHTPAEKIQTIRGKGYLFVSTAWH from the coding sequence ATGACAAAACCTAAAATGATCATCGTGGAAGACGATTTGAAACTTCAGAAAATGTTGCAGGACTACTTTGTAGCGCAAGATTTTGATGTCACGGTATTGGATGATGGTAGCGATGCCGCACACACCATCCTCGAGGAACAACCTGACATCGTACTGCTGGATTTGATGCTTCCTGTAACTGATGGACTTACAATCTGCCGACAGACGCGTACGCACTATAAAGGTAAAATCTTGATGCTCACCGCTAGCGATGACGACTTTGATCACGTCGCTGGTTTAGAGACAGGGGCTGATGACTATGTCACCAAGCCAATCAAACCAAGAGTTCTGCTGGCCAGAGTTCGTTCGCTATTACGCCGCCAAGACACCAATACCGCTTCAGTCGATGACTCAGACACCCTTCAGTTTGATCAACTCGTTCTGAAAAACACTTATAAGAAGTGTGAACTTTCAGGTGCGGTTTTATCACTCACTGACAGCGAGTTCGACTTACTTTGGTTATTGGCAAGCAACCCAGATACGCCGCTATCTCGTGACTACTTGACGCAAACATTACGCGGGATTGAGTACGACGGAATAGACCGGACGATTGACAACAAGGTCGTACGTCTAAGGAAGATTTTGGGCGACGACCACACACCAGCAGAGAAAATTCAGACCATTCGCGGTAAAGGCTACTTGTTTGTTTCAACCGCCTGGCATTAA
- a CDS encoding alpha/beta hydrolase has product MNNYRKTLLALPLIILAGCNSGSSSGNAATKAQVKPKADYVFSSVKLGKLYQEREELQESMKLTYNGVQYDQIQFAEDISEKQKVVRLASRLGQSVDLYFPDAGFDSCGIYTESKGLDVFDCGAALRSVSNETTLIQTKTNSAKAVELEYQNELSQYVTSLGSTILSKTKNGNTVTITTSFAFNAFYRDVLKETGAVERIQSTLGASTYSQLFDIVKLYPGSEMTLKFTNHIGGSADDEINMYTGRMIHHNKMTTVVTATGSVFSGGTDLFAAGNPRVLQRADTTKAIELNKQVGVHSWAEGDKTAKEFPYTNESHRQQATYFKKVIGDKGIDFYIFTLDSAPASGEHWMTKADSDKYGFITRIE; this is encoded by the coding sequence ATGAATAACTATAGAAAAACGTTACTGGCACTGCCTTTGATTATTTTAGCTGGGTGTAACTCAGGTTCAAGTTCTGGTAACGCAGCGACTAAAGCACAAGTGAAACCTAAGGCGGATTACGTATTTTCGTCAGTAAAATTAGGTAAGTTGTATCAAGAGCGAGAAGAGCTTCAAGAGTCAATGAAACTGACCTATAACGGTGTGCAGTATGACCAAATTCAATTTGCTGAAGACATCAGTGAGAAGCAAAAAGTAGTAAGGCTTGCGAGCCGTTTAGGTCAAAGTGTTGACCTGTACTTTCCTGATGCAGGGTTTGATAGCTGCGGTATCTACACTGAGAGCAAGGGTTTGGATGTGTTTGATTGCGGCGCGGCGCTACGTTCTGTTTCTAATGAGACCACGTTAATCCAAACAAAAACGAACAGTGCAAAAGCAGTTGAGCTTGAGTACCAAAATGAGTTGTCGCAATACGTGACGAGCTTGGGTTCGACGATTCTGAGTAAGACCAAAAATGGTAATACGGTCACCATCACCACTTCATTTGCTTTCAATGCTTTTTACCGAGATGTGCTCAAAGAGACTGGCGCTGTTGAGCGAATTCAATCGACTTTGGGTGCATCCACCTATTCTCAGCTTTTTGATATCGTAAAGTTGTACCCGGGTAGCGAGATGACGTTGAAATTCACCAATCATATCGGTGGTAGTGCTGATGACGAAATCAACATGTACACCGGGCGCATGATCCACCACAACAAGATGACGACAGTCGTTACTGCTACGGGTTCGGTGTTCTCGGGTGGCACGGATCTGTTCGCAGCGGGGAATCCACGAGTTCTGCAACGGGCTGATACCACCAAAGCTATTGAGCTGAATAAGCAGGTGGGTGTGCATAGCTGGGCTGAGGGGGATAAAACGGCTAAAGAGTTCCCATACACCAACGAGAGTCATCGCCAACAAGCGACCTATTTCAAAAAGGTGATAGGAGACAAAGGAATCGATTTCTACATCTTCACTTTAGATTCTGCCCCAGCTTCTGGTGAGCACTGGATGACGAAAGCCGACTCGGATAAGTATGGTTTTATTACCCGTATTGAGTAA
- the betI gene encoding transcriptional regulator BetI, which translates to MPKVGMPDIRKPQLVQATMTVIDRVGLHAASIALISKEAGVSTGIINHYFGGKHGLIEETMREILRQLSNTITTALKALPADVHQQRINAIIDGNFEGYQAENKVAKTWLAFWSYSMHDQKLKRLQRVNERRLLSHLRLELKSILNHEQADLVAHGIASLIDGLWLRGTLNPDGIDAQKARAIINDYLDKQLTFYSCTTK; encoded by the coding sequence ATGCCGAAGGTTGGGATGCCTGACATACGTAAACCACAGCTTGTTCAAGCGACCATGACGGTGATTGATCGAGTCGGTTTGCATGCCGCGAGTATTGCGTTGATCAGCAAAGAAGCGGGAGTCTCTACCGGCATTATTAATCACTATTTTGGTGGCAAGCACGGGCTGATCGAAGAGACCATGCGTGAAATCCTTCGCCAACTGTCCAATACCATTACCACCGCGCTCAAAGCGCTCCCTGCTGACGTTCACCAGCAGAGGATTAATGCCATCATCGACGGTAACTTTGAAGGTTACCAAGCAGAAAATAAGGTGGCGAAGACGTGGTTGGCATTTTGGTCGTATTCGATGCATGACCAAAAGCTAAAAAGACTCCAGCGCGTGAATGAAAGACGTTTGCTGTCGCATTTACGCCTTGAATTGAAAAGTATTTTGAATCATGAACAAGCAGATCTCGTTGCTCACGGGATCGCGTCTCTGATTGATGGTTTATGGCTGAGAGGCACGTTAAACCCAGATGGTATCGATGCTCAGAAGGCGCGCGCCATCATCAACGATTACCTTGATAAACAACTGACGTTCTACTCGTGCACTACCAAATAG
- the betB gene encoding betaine-aldehyde dehydrogenase, translated as MEMNSLYIDGAAVKATSGETFDSINPANGELIATLGQASAADVDRAIESAKRGFAAWSAMTAVERSRILLKAVEILRARNNDLANLEVVDTGKPLQEAIEVDVASGADVIEYFAGLAPTLQGDQQPLSESQFFYTRREPLGICAGIGAWNYPIQIAMWKSAPALAAGNSMIFKPSEETPLTALKFAEIFTEAGLPDGVFNVVQGDYRVGQMLTAHPDIAKVSFTGETGTGKAVMADSAKTLKSVTMELGGKSPMIVFDDAKLDDAVSASMVANFYTQGEVCTNGTRVYVHENIYNAFIDQLKTRTEKLIIGNPMDMETQIGALISKEHLAKVLEAIELAKQSGATLLTGGYQVTDNGLENGNFVIPTVFVDCEDHMPHVQQEIFGPVMSVMKFTDEDDVIRRANDTKYGLAAGVFTQNLSRAHRVIHQIQAGICWVNTWGDSPAEMPVGGYKLSGIGRENGPETLLHYTQTKSILIELGDYASPYA; from the coding sequence ATGGAAATGAACTCGTTATACATTGATGGCGCAGCGGTCAAAGCTACGTCTGGTGAAACCTTTGATAGCATCAACCCAGCAAACGGCGAACTTATCGCCACGCTAGGCCAAGCCTCTGCAGCGGATGTGGATCGCGCTATTGAATCCGCGAAGCGTGGCTTTGCGGCATGGTCAGCAATGACAGCGGTAGAGCGCAGTCGCATTCTTTTGAAGGCCGTTGAAATCCTTAGGGCTCGAAACAATGACCTTGCTAACCTTGAGGTTGTTGATACAGGCAAGCCGCTGCAAGAAGCCATTGAAGTGGATGTGGCGTCTGGCGCTGATGTTATTGAATACTTTGCGGGCCTTGCTCCAACTCTACAAGGCGACCAACAACCGCTGAGCGAATCTCAATTCTTTTACACACGCCGCGAGCCTCTAGGCATCTGTGCTGGCATTGGCGCGTGGAACTACCCTATCCAAATCGCGATGTGGAAATCAGCTCCGGCGCTTGCTGCGGGTAACTCGATGATTTTCAAACCTTCAGAAGAAACGCCGCTAACCGCGCTCAAATTTGCGGAGATCTTTACCGAAGCTGGTCTTCCTGATGGCGTGTTCAACGTGGTTCAGGGTGACTACCGTGTGGGTCAAATGCTAACGGCGCACCCAGACATCGCGAAAGTCTCTTTCACGGGTGAAACCGGTACGGGTAAAGCCGTGATGGCTGACAGCGCTAAAACGCTGAAATCAGTCACTATGGAGCTAGGTGGCAAATCACCAATGATCGTGTTTGATGACGCTAAATTGGATGATGCAGTTTCCGCTTCGATGGTCGCTAACTTCTACACCCAAGGTGAAGTGTGTACCAATGGTACTCGTGTTTATGTGCACGAAAACATCTACAACGCATTCATCGACCAACTTAAAACACGCACAGAGAAGCTGATCATTGGTAACCCAATGGACATGGAAACTCAGATCGGCGCGTTGATTTCTAAAGAACACCTTGCAAAAGTCCTTGAAGCGATTGAGTTAGCCAAACAGTCGGGTGCAACCTTGCTGACGGGCGGCTATCAAGTGACAGACAACGGCCTCGAAAACGGTAACTTTGTTATCCCAACCGTGTTTGTGGATTGCGAAGACCATATGCCTCACGTTCAACAAGAGATCTTTGGCCCAGTGATGTCGGTAATGAAGTTTACTGACGAAGACGATGTGATTCGCCGTGCTAACGATACTAAATACGGCCTTGCTGCTGGCGTATTCACGCAAAACCTTTCTCGCGCTCACCGCGTTATTCACCAAATACAGGCGGGTATTTGCTGGGTGAACACGTGGGGTGATTCACCAGCAGAAATGCCTGTTGGTGGCTACAAGCTTTCGGGTATTGGTCGTGAAAATGGACCAGAGACTCTACTCCACTATACGCAGACTAAGAGCATTCTTATCGAACTTGGCGACTACGCCAGCCCTTATGCCTAA
- the betA gene encoding choline dehydrogenase: MEQRYDYIIVGAGSAGCVLADRLTESGEHSVLLLEAGGTDKSIFIQMPTALSYPMNTEKYAWQFETEKEPGLDGRELHCPRGKVLGGSSSINGMVYVRGHACDFEQWEEEGAAGWNYQACLPYFRRAESWNKGGDEYRGDNGPVGTCNGNDMELNPLYQAFIDAGKDAGYPETQDYNGYQQEGFGTMHMTVDKGVRASTSNAYLRRALKRPNLTLKKGIVARRFLLESQDAQGQSGLKAVGVEFEKSGNTQVAVANKEVISSAGSIGSVQLLQLSGIGPKAVLEKAGVELKHELNGVGENLQDHLEVYFQYHCNEPITLNSKLGLVSKGMIGAEWILTRKGLGATNHFESCAFIRSRKGLKWPNIQYHFLPAAMRYDGQAAFDGHGFQVHVGPNKPESRGTVAITSADPHAKPEIIFNYISTEQDRQDWRDCIRLTREILSQPAMDFYRGEEIQPGLNITSDEAIDEWVKQNVESAYHPSCGCKMGSDNDPMAVLDEECRVRGIDNLRVVDSSVFPTIPNGNLNAPTIMVAERASDLILGKPMLKEQDVPVWIAPEWEEKQRINKPVREA, encoded by the coding sequence ATGGAACAACGCTACGATTATATTATCGTCGGCGCGGGTTCGGCCGGCTGTGTGTTAGCGGATAGGCTAACGGAAAGCGGTGAACATAGCGTTTTATTACTCGAAGCTGGTGGTACGGATAAGAGCATTTTTATCCAGATGCCGACCGCGCTTTCTTACCCAATGAATACTGAAAAGTACGCTTGGCAATTTGAAACAGAGAAAGAGCCGGGCCTTGACGGGCGTGAACTGCACTGCCCACGTGGCAAGGTGTTAGGTGGTAGTTCATCAATCAATGGCATGGTTTATGTGCGTGGCCACGCTTGTGACTTCGAGCAGTGGGAAGAAGAGGGCGCAGCGGGTTGGAATTACCAAGCGTGTTTGCCTTACTTCCGCCGTGCTGAATCGTGGAACAAGGGGGGTGACGAATATCGTGGCGACAACGGACCTGTAGGTACATGTAACGGCAACGATATGGAGCTTAACCCGCTTTACCAAGCGTTCATCGATGCAGGTAAAGATGCCGGTTACCCAGAAACTCAAGACTACAACGGCTACCAGCAAGAAGGCTTCGGCACCATGCACATGACGGTAGACAAGGGTGTCAGAGCCTCAACCTCTAACGCTTACTTGCGCCGTGCATTGAAGCGCCCAAATCTAACATTGAAAAAAGGCATCGTGGCTCGTCGTTTCTTACTTGAGTCACAAGACGCACAGGGTCAATCGGGCTTGAAAGCGGTTGGTGTCGAGTTTGAAAAGTCAGGCAATACCCAAGTGGCGGTAGCGAACAAAGAAGTGATCTCTTCTGCGGGCTCTATCGGCTCGGTTCAACTGCTTCAACTATCTGGTATCGGCCCGAAAGCGGTGCTTGAAAAAGCGGGCGTTGAACTGAAACACGAGTTGAATGGCGTAGGTGAAAACCTTCAAGACCACCTAGAAGTTTACTTCCAGTATCACTGTAACGAACCTATCACGCTTAACAGCAAACTTGGCTTGGTGAGCAAGGGCATGATTGGCGCGGAATGGATTCTGACTCGTAAAGGCTTGGGTGCGACCAATCACTTTGAATCGTGTGCGTTTATTCGTTCTCGCAAAGGGTTGAAGTGGCCAAATATTCAATACCACTTCCTACCAGCAGCAATGCGTTACGACGGCCAAGCGGCCTTTGATGGTCACGGTTTCCAAGTACACGTTGGGCCTAATAAGCCAGAGAGTCGCGGTACGGTTGCGATCACTTCGGCAGATCCGCATGCCAAACCAGAGATCATTTTCAATTACATCTCGACTGAACAAGATCGTCAAGATTGGCGTGACTGTATTCGTCTGACTCGCGAAATTCTGTCGCAACCTGCGATGGATTTTTACCGTGGTGAAGAGATTCAGCCGGGTCTAAACATAACTTCCGATGAAGCGATTGATGAGTGGGTTAAGCAGAACGTTGAAAGTGCTTATCACCCTTCTTGTGGCTGCAAAATGGGTTCAGATAACGACCCAATGGCGGTGCTTGATGAAGAGTGTCGTGTTCGTGGCATTGATAATCTGCGTGTCGTCGACTCGTCCGTTTTCCCTACCATTCCCAACGGAAACTTGAACGCGCCAACCATCATGGTTGCTGAACGCGCATCTGATCTGATTTTGGGTAAACCAATGCTTAAAGAACAGGACGTGCCAGTGTGGATTGCGCCGGAATGGGAAGAAAAGCAAAGAATCAATAAGCCAGTGAGAGAAGCTTAA